One segment of Channa argus isolate prfri chromosome 17, Channa argus male v1.0, whole genome shotgun sequence DNA contains the following:
- the ylpm1 gene encoding YLP motif-containing protein 1 isoform X5, with protein MYPSWGNYGGPQSQNYGGSGPRKPLGSGHTGASAGFGGFEASPSGSLFSSLQEQHLQQMQQLQMLHQKQLQSVLQHGNSSNTYSGGHSGGYSGSSWHSEGTVQVDTGVGSQPYYKQDETAGRVPPAPKPGNQQPPPPPTQTHSTEQQPLPPTPEPLSKEANTKDSSTKEDDDKPLSLQEQQQLWYKQHLQNLQKLKQDKAKQNHKEGEGFMPPPPPSKAIPPPPPSEPLKSAPPPPPPKEEPPAPPPPPEEIRIENVGKPTTVIDTPEIPQDPEEAARLQQLQAAAAQWQQVQQQRAGLQYQALMQQHEKLQQILEKYQQLIQQPADLQSMSAEMQLRHYELQQQKFTPLFQDWDRSFILWFEQFQTYPHKDQLQDYERQWKQWQEQMNATNAHLQERVATLMAMVPYASSQYNSGMMGQYGQYPGQDMQMHQQSLNPGVQHSSAAVGPRSQGPRPTGFGPPLESPVGTPVRGSCPAAIGVRPPDPPSIPLPSFNSIRGPRGNNPRFDKPQQRFDGPPRFDQPQQRFDGPPRFDQPQQRFDGPTRFDQPQQRFDGPRRFDQPRQRFDGPPRFNSPRFGQQPRFEQTPRLPGPPARFEGPPVMPHKTPQDPQPKVEPATEQPTIIDSKITGKSTGQPQAEKEQSKSTPAEDANTDDLTDDNLLGSKGFFVQNDPIPQTLQTNKDPEESDANKASSNSEKPETVNSKPSVTASPSVAPKHTSAQIPTQPDSSLTNNRPPAIPKPPGIQQGAQASGQIQSKPEAPRPPPGRGRGQPPVPGRGRGQRGAGDLGELNTVPLGEEMGEMSYDYMPPEEDTSMSQEQQEYHWQDPSYEEFGEESEVPPEEMWMPEQNFPAEDEYYEEPIEGSYMGRGRAPVMRGRPPMMRGGPPLGRGGPPLGRGGLPLGRGGLPLGRGGPPLGRGGPPLGRGGPPLCRGGPPLSRGGPPLGRGGPPLGRGGPPLGRGGPPLGRGGPPLGRGGPPVGRGGPPLGRGGPSLGRGCPPMGRGGPPIGRGEPVDRQWEEPESSEEGDLYWGERRPLMRGMRPPFPPSRGRPPRGYHGFMLQGRGHPPHTAHGPMDHESLEHEIDNDCGKLDPSRHPMYHGHDPHSHPMHPDSGRGRHRMLPPPHEMMDPMEKQLYDDGMDTELGWQMPPGRGPPLPPHEMIDRGRIRRRPVGRGMARGMWRPGATQEEYKEEYNEGYVEDYGHGDDGFCWRLPQEYPPDDYQNAKYYESEWDRERAPPERDYPPRIPPPEPYREAHWLQERERGRTYSFDEHDRGRGELRIREYRDEPPYREGEAPYPPPPSEWDRPSRLPPPPERGYPSNYEDHRPRYEECRQEHPLDIPQAPAVSVTNSVEAATSGGSGANVLALSQRQHEIILKAAQELKLIRELQESKTPSSEPQPAQADILPELPAGLLGLEIPPDVRNVLKGMTAAAQTTTSEPVSWDTKPAIDYKPVLPTPPTAPMIPKTVDYGHGHEPGATVERISYGERIVLRPDPMPSDRGYEKEPLGPRDPYSRDPYYERRPDPYMERRDYSRERELYREKPPPEYERERFERERYPPRERDDSTQSMVEERSPLAPPPRSGYRERDRELRERERSGSRDRDEHYGRPVYDRPPYERTGLDRGLPERYSHGSSPYVERRSYPEDRGPPAAPSLPPPPQPPPRVEKKPEIKNIDDILKPPGRLTRPERIVIIMRGLPGSGKSHVAKLIRDKEVDCGGAPPRVLVLDDYFMTEVEKVEKDPDTGKRLKTKVLEYEYEPEMEDTYRSSMLKTFKKTLDDGFFPFIILDSINDRVKHFDQFWSAAKTKGFEVYLAEITADTQTCTKRNVHGRTHKDIMKMSNNWEPSPRHMVRLDVRSLLQDAAIEEVEMEDFNPDDEPKEPKREEEEENDLSDPSRWSLLQ; from the exons ATGTATCCCTCCTGGGGGAATTATGGTGGACCCCAGTCGCAAAACTACGGAGGGTCCGGACCCCGCAAGCCGCTGGGCAGCGGTCATACCGGCGCGTCGGCGGGGTTCGGTGGCTTCGAGGCCTCACCGAGTGGCTCGCTTTTCTCCAGTCTCCAGGAGCAACACCTgcagcagatgcagcagctgcagatgCTGCACCAGAAACAGCTCCAGTCAGTGTTGCAGCACGGGAACAGTTCGAATACCTACAGTGGTGGACATTCGGGAGGGTACTCGGGGTCATCATGGCATTCAGAAGGAACAGTACAGGTAGACACCGGTGTGGGATCTCAGCCGTACTATAAACAAGACGAGACTGCGGGGAGGGTTCCCCCTGCTCCCAAGCCGGGTAACCAGCAGCCTCCCCCGCCTCCAACACAGACGCACAGCACCGAACAACAACCTCTTCCTCCAACTCCAGAGCCCCTGTCAAAAGAGGCCAACACGAAGGATTCGTCCACGAAAGAAGACGACGACAAACCATTATCTTTGCAG GAGCAACAGCAGCTTTGGTACAAACAACATCTTCAGAATCTACAGAAGTTGAAGCAAGATAAAGCCAAGCAGAATCATAAAGAGGGAGAGGGTTTTATGCCCCCACCGCCACCAAGTAAAGCGattccaccaccacctccatcaGAACCACTGAAAAGCGcaccccctccaccccctccaAAAGAGGAGCCCCCagcaccacctccaccaccagaGGAAATAAGG ATTGAAAATGTAGGAAAACCAACTACAGTTATTGACACA cctGAAATCCCACAAGACCCAGAGGAGGCTGCACGCCTCCAGCAGTTACAGGCGGCAGCAGCACAATGGCAGCAGGTGCAACAGCAGAGAGCGGGTTTACAATACCAAGCTCTGATGCAACAGCACGAAAAGCTTCAGCAGATCTTGGAAAAATACCAACAGCTGATTCAGCAACCTGCAGATCTTCAG TCAATGTCTGCTGAAATGCAACTGAGACATTATGAACTGCAACAGCAGAAGTTTACCCCTTTATTCCAAGACTGGGATCGCTCCTTCATCCTGTGGTTTGAGCAGTTCCAGACCTATCCCCACAAAGATCAGCTCCAGGACTATGAGCGTCAATGGAAACAGTGGCAGGAACAGATGAATGCCACCAATGCTCACCTTCAAGAAAGGGTTGCTACTCTGATGGCCATGGTCCCATATGCCTCTAGCCAGTACAATAGTGGGATGATGGGGCAGTATGGCCAGTACCCTGGACAAGACATGCAGATGCATCAGCAGTCACTAAACCCAGGTGTGCAGCATTCTTCAGCTgctgttggtcccagatctcaAGGTCCACGACCCACTGGGTTTGGGCCGCCTTTAGAATCACCTGTTGGAACACCTGTAAGGGGGAGTTGCCCCGCTGCCATAGGAGTCAGACCTCCAGATCCCCCCAGTATTCCGCTACCAAGCTTTAACAGCATTAGGGGACCACG TGGAAACAACCCTAGATTTGACAAGCCACAGCAGCGCTTTGATGGGCCCCCCAGGTTTGACCAACCACAGCAGCGCTTTGATGGGCCCCCCAGGTTTGACCAACCACAGCAGCGCTTTGATGGGCCCACAAGGTTTGACCAACCACAGCAGCGCTTTGATGGTCCTCGAAGGTTTGACCAACCAAGACAACGCTTTGATGGTCCTCCCAGATTTAACTCGCCTCGATTTGGGCAACAGCCTCGATTTGAACAGACCCCTAGACTCCCTGGCCCTCCAGCTCGTTTTGAAGGCCCCCCTGTGATGCCACATAAAACCCCACAGGATCCCCAACCTAAGGTAGAACCCGCCACTGAACAACCTACCATTATCGACTCTAAGATTACAGGAAAATCAACTGGGCAGCCACAGGCTGAAAAAGAACAAAGTAAGTCAACACCAGCTGAAGATGCCAATACGGATGATTTGACAGATGATAACTTGCTCGGAagtaaaggtttttttgttcaaaatgaCCCCATTCCTCAGACATTACAGACAAATAAAGACCCAGAAGAATCAGATGCCAATAAGGCCTCTAGCAATAGTGAAAAACCTGAAACTGTTAACAGCAAGCCTTCTGTAACTGCTTCTCCCTCTGTAGCACCTAAACATACTTCTGCCCAAATCCCCACCCAACCAGATAGTTCATTGACAAATAACAGACCTCCAGCTATTCCAAAGCCCCCTGGGATCCAACAGGGGGCCCAAGCTTCTGGCCAAATACAATCAAAACCAGAAGCACCAAGGCCGCCTCCTGGTAGAGGACGAGGTCAGCCTCCAGTGCCTGGGCGCGGACGTGGGCAGAGAGGTGCTGGAGACCTTGGGGAACTGAATACTGTTCCGCTTGGAGAGGAAATGGGAGAAATGTCTTATGACTACATGCCACCTGAAGAGGACACCAGTATGTCACAAGAACAGCAAGAGTATCACTGGCAAGATCCTTCATATGAGGAGTTTGGTGAGGAATCAGAGGTGCCCCCAGAAGAAATGTGGATGCCTGAGCAAAATTTTCCAGCAGAGGATGAATATTATGAAGAACCAATAGAAGGATCCTATATGGGAAGAGGGAGGGCCCCAGTGATGAGAGGAAGGCCCCCAATGATGAGAGGTGGTCCTCCTTTGGGTAGAGGCGGTCCTCCTTTGGGTAGAGGCGGTCTTCCTTTGGGTAGAGGCGGTCTTCCTTTGGGTAGAGGAGGCCCTCCTTTGGGTAGAGGCGGCCCTCCTTTGGGTAGAGGTGGCCCTCCATTATGTAGAGGCGGCCCTCCATTGAGTAGAGGAGGTCCTCCTCTGGGTAGGGGCGGCCCTCCTCTGGGTAGGGGCGGCCCTCCTCTGGGTAGGGGGGGTCCCCCTCTGGGTAGGGGCGGTCCACCTTTGGGTAGGGGCGGTCCGCCTGTGGGTAGGGGGGGTCCACCTTTGGGAAGAGGGGGACCCTCTTTGGGTAGAGGGTGTCCCCCTATGGGAAGAGGAGGCCCACCCATTGGGAGAGGAGAGCCAGTGGACAGGCAGTGGGAAGAGCCTGAATCATCAGAGGAAGGGGACCTTTACTGGGGAGAAAGGAGACCTCTCATGAGAGGGATGAGACCCCCTTTTCCACCTAGTCGGGGTCGACCTCCACGCGGGTATCATGGGTTCATGCTTCAAGGAAGAGGTCACCCCCCTCACACAGCACATGGGCCAATGGATCACGAGTCATTAGAACATGAAATAGACAATGACTGTGGTAAATTGGATCCATCAAGACACCCCATGTACCATGGACATGATCCTCATAGCCATCCAATGCATCCTGATAGTGGAAGAGGCAGGCATCGTATGCTACCACCACCTCATGAAATGATGGATCCTATGGAAAAGCAACTGTACGATGATGGAATGGATACAGAATTGGGGTGGCAGATGCCACCTGGCAGAGGCCCTCCTTTGCCTCCACATGAAATGATAGATAGAGGGAGAATCAGAAGGAGACCTGTGGGTCGAGGAATGGCAAGAGGTATGTGGCGGCCAGGTGCAACACAGGAGGAATATAAAGAGGAGTACAATGAGGGTTACGTTGAAGATTATGGCCATGGTGATGATGGGTTTTGCTGGCGGCTGCCACAGGAGTATCCTCCTGATGACTATCAGAATGCCAAGTACTATGAGTCTGAATGGGACAGAGAGCGTGCTCCTCCTGAGAGGGACTATCCCCCTCGCATACCACCGCCAGAGCCCTACAGAGAGGCCCATTGGCtacaggaaagagaaagaggtcGTACATATTCATTTGATGAGCACGACAGGGGAAGAGGAGAGCTTAGAATACGTGAGTACAGGGATGAGCCACCATACCGGGAGGGAGAGGCACCATACCCACCGCCCCCATCAGAATGGGACAGGCCTTCAAGACTTCCTCCACCACCAGAGAGAGGGTATCCTTCTAACTATGAAGATCACAGACCTCGCTATGAGGAGTGCAGGCAAGAGCATCCTTTAGATATACCTCAAGCCCCTGCAGTGTCTGTCACAAACTCAGTTGAAGCAGCCACGTCAGGAGGCAGTGGAGCAAATGTTCTTGCGCTCTCTCAACGTCAGCATGAGATCATCTTAAAAGCTGCTCAAGAGCTTAAACTTATAAG GGAACTGCAGGAGTCGAAGACCCCTAGTTCTGAACCTCAGCCTGCGCAAGCTGACATCCTACCTGAACTTCCTGCTGGTCTCCTTGGTTTGGAGATCCCACCAGATGTCAGGAATGTTCTCAAG ggcatgactgcagcagcacagacaacTACCAGTGAACCTGTGTCGTGGGACACAAAACCTGCCATTGATTACAAGCCAGTTCTCCCTACTCCACCCACAGCTCCAATGATTCCCAAAACTGTTGATTATGGACATGGCCATG AGCCTGGAGCCACTGTTGAACGGATCTCTTATGGTGAAAGAATTGTGTTAAGGCCTGACCCGATGCCATCAGACAGGGGTTATGAAAAAG AACCTCTTGGTCCAAGAGATCCTTACAGCAGAGATCCATATTACGAAAGACGACCAGACCCCTACATGGAGCGCCGGGACTAcagtagagagagagaattgtATAGAGAGAAACCTCCACCTGAATATGAAAGAGAACGATTTGAGAGAGAGCGCTATCCTCCAAGGGAGAGAGATGACAG CACACAGTCCATGGTTGAGGAAAG ATCTCCACTGGCACCACCTCCACGCTCaggatacagagagagagaccggGAACTTCgagaaagggaaagaagtgGGAGTCGTGATCGAGATGAACATTATGGAAGGCCTGTCTATGATAGACCTCCATATGAGCGCACTGGACTCGACCGTGGTCTGCCTGAGCGTTACAGTCATGGCTCCTCACCTTACG TGGAGAGAAGAAGTTATCCAGAGGACAGAGGGCCTCCCGCTGCACCATCTCTACCACCCCCACCTCAGCCACCCCCGCGAGTTGAGAagaagccagaaatcaaaaataTTGATGACATCCTCAAGCCGCCTGGCAGATTAACTCGGCCTGAAAGG ATTGTCATCATAATGAGAGGCCTTCCAGGAAGCGGAAAAAGCCACGTAGCAAAGCTAATACGG GACAAGGAAGTCGATTGTGGTGGTGCCCCACCAAGAGTTCTTGTTTTGGACGACTATTTCATGACAGAGGTTGAGAAAGTTGAGAAAGACCCAGATACAGGAAAGCGACTGAAAACCAAG gTTCTCGAGTATGAATATGAGCCAGAGATGGAGGATACCTACCGGAGCAGCAtgctaaaaacatttaagaaaacacTGGATGACGGCTTTTTCCCCTTCATCATTTTAGACTCTATTAATGACAGGGTTAAGCATTTTGATCAATTCTGGAGTGCAGCTAAAACAAAAGGCTTTGAG GTATATCTGGCTGAAATCACAGCAGACACTCAGACTTGTACGAAGAGAAATGTCCATGGCCGCACACATAAGGATATTATGAAG ATGTCCAACAATTGGGAGCCTTCGCCACGTCATATGGTGCGGTTAGATGTCCGATCCCTACTTCAGGATGCTGCTATAGAGGAG GTTGAAATGGAGGATTTCAATCCTGATGACGAGCCTAAGGAACccaagagagaggaggaagaagagaatgaTCTG